One region of Juglans regia cultivar Chandler chromosome 4, Walnut 2.0, whole genome shotgun sequence genomic DNA includes:
- the LOC108999760 gene encoding 40S ribosomal protein S23, with translation MGKTRGMGAGRKLKSHRRRQRWADKSYKKSHLGNEWKKPFAGSSHAKGIVLEKIGIEAKQPNSAIRKCARVQLIKNGKKIAAFVPNDGCLNYIEENDEVLIAGFGRKGHAVGDIPGVRFKVVKVSGVSLLALFKEKKEKPRS, from the exons ATGGG GAAGACACGTGGTATGGGAGCTGGTCGCAAGCTGAAGTCCCACCGTAGGAGGCAAAGGTGGGCTGACAAGTCTTACAAAAAGTCCCACCTTGGAAATGAATGGAAGAAGCCATTTGCTGGGTCTTCCCATGCAAAAGGCATTGTCCTTGAGAAGAT AGGTATCGAGGCCAAGCAGCCAAACTCTGCTATCAGGAAATGTGCCAGAGTCCAGCTGATAAAAAATGGGAAGAAGATTGCTGCATTTGTCCCCAACGATGGTTGCTTGAACTACATCGAAGAAAAT GATGAGGTGTTGATCGCCGGATTTGGTCGAAAGGGTCATGCTGTCGGTGATATTCCCGGTGTTAGGTTCAAAGTTGTGAAGGTTTCTGGTGTCTCCCTCCTGGCTCTATTCAAGGAGAAAAAGGAGAAGCCTAGGTCCTAA
- the LOC109012942 gene encoding uncharacterized protein LOC109012942 codes for MEEKCLLAASLAALACHPSTTIKCFKTKSSSTISPQKVKPKPPSLKKVPSKSKKKLDPHEKSSPSATLNLQRRLISPSRTAHKLSEAVFSEVVEGDPSLGIVKAIFRSGWPKDIGLTIQKVLKVNHSASFLSKFEEYRKKVKLNAANSCHSTKTLMERLIADGNELLRFQSALITCSLGTRSGYSRLCDKKCCGICRQMITSRFGVEDGPPISVHGSSWKAHEKVSRECITKRVSCARKAIVLCRVIAGRTDVARHHMHGKEGRLNSAVTGSTGDQSNYGSEELLVLNPRAVLPCFVVLYI; via the coding sequence ATGGAAGAAAAATGCTTATTAGCAGCTTCTCTGGCAGCCCTGGCATGCCATCCCAGCACAACCATCAAGTGTTTCAAAACCAAGTCAAGCAGTACTATCTCCCCACAGAAAGTAAAACCAAAACCTCCATCCTTGAAGAAAGTGCCttcaaaatccaagaaaaaactGGATCCCCATGAAAAATCTTCTCCATCTGCAACTCTCAATCTGCAACGTCGACTCATCAGTCCATCAAGAACTGCTCACAAACTTTCAGAAGCAGTATTCTCTGAAGTTGTTGAAGGAGATCCCTCGCTTGGCATTGTGAAAGCCATATTCCGATCAGGATGGCCGAAAGATATAGGCCTCACGATTCAGAAGGTGTTAAAGGTGAATCACAGTGCAAGTTTTCTAAGCAAGTTTGAAGAGTACAGGAAGAAAGTGAAACTCAATGCTGCAAACTCTTGCCATAGTACAAAGACATTAATGGAGAGACTGATTGCTGATGGGAATGAACTGCTACGGTTTCAAAGTGCCCTTATAACTTGTTCTCTGGGAACTAGATCAGGATATTCAAGATTATGTGACAAGAAATGCTGTGGGATTTGCAGACAAATGATCACTTCCAGATTTGGGGTTGAAGATGGACCACCAATATCAGTCCATGGGAGCAGTTGGAAGGCACATGAGAAAGTGAGCAGAGAATGCATTACCAAAAGGGTATCATGTGCAAGGAAGGCCATCGTTTTATGCCGAGTGATTGCAGGACGTACTGATGTTGCTCGTCACCACATGCATGGGAAAGAAGGAAGGTTGAATTCTGCAGTAACGGGATCAACTGGAGATCAGTCAAATTATGGGTCGGAAGAGCTTCTGGTTTTGAATCCAAGGGCTGTGCTTCCATGCTTTGTGGTCTTATACATATGA